One region of Triticum aestivum cultivar Chinese Spring chromosome 6B, IWGSC CS RefSeq v2.1, whole genome shotgun sequence genomic DNA includes:
- the LOC123137243 gene encoding mitogen-activated protein kinase kinase kinase ANP1 isoform X4, whose product MLFPTTTTKAHIRELEEEVKLLKNLSHPNIVRYLGTVREEDTLNILLEFVPGGSIQSLLEKLGSFPEAVIRKYTKQILQGLEYLHSNAIIRRDIKGANILVDNKGCIKLADFGASKSCHGDG is encoded by the exons ATGCTctttccaacaacaacaacaaaa GCGCATATAAGAGAACTTGAGGAAGAAGTGAAACTCCTCAAGAACCTTTCACACCCCAATATTGTG AGGTACCTCGGGACTGTCCGTGAGGAAGACACACTGAATATCCTGCTGGAGTTTGTTCCTGGAGGGTCTATCCAGTCGCTTCTTGAAAAACTCGGTTCATTCCCGGAGGCA GTCATTAGGAAGTATACTAAGCAGATTTTGCAAGGGTTGGAATATCTCCATAGCAATGCAATAATACGTAGAGACATTAAG GGTGCAAACATTCTTGTTGATAACAAAGGCTGCATTAAGCTTGCCGATTTTGGGGCATCTAA